From a single Stigmatopora nigra isolate UIUO_SnigA chromosome 21, RoL_Snig_1.1, whole genome shotgun sequence genomic region:
- the nkain1 gene encoding sodium/potassium-transporting ATPase subunit beta-1-interacting protein 1 gives MGKCNGRCTLLVICSLQLVAALQRQVFDFLGYQWAPILANFLHIMAVILGMFGTAQFRFRYLIFYAVWLVLWVGWNSFIICFYLEVGNLSQDRDFLMTFNTSLHRSWWMEHGPGCLVTPVLDSHLAPDDHHVITVSGCLLDYQYIEVLSSAIQVFLALFGFVYACYVSKVFQDDEDSFDFIGGFDSYGYQPPQKSSHLQLQPLYTAG, from the exons ATGGGGAAGTGCAACGGGAGATGCACGCTGCTGGTCATATGCTCTCTGCAGCTG GTGGCCGCCCTCCAGAGGCAGGTGTTTGACTTTCTGGGTTACCAGTGGGCGCCCATCCTGGCCAACTTCCTGCACATCATGGCCGTCATCTTGGGCATGTTCGGCACGGCGCAGTTTCGTTTCCGATACCTCATAttt TATGCAGTGTGGCTGGTGCTGTGGGTGGGCTGGAACTCCTTCATCATCTGCTTCTACCTGGAGGTGGGAAACCTATCACAG GACAGGGACTTTCTTATGACGTTCAACACGTCACTGCATCGTTCCTGGTGGATGGAGCACGGTCCCGGTTGCCTAGTGACGCCGGTGTTGGACTCCCACTTGGCCCCCGATGACCACCACGTCATCACCGTTTCCGGCTGCCTCCTGGACTATCAGTACATTGAAGTGCTGAGCTCGGCCATTCAAGTCTTCTTGGCT CTTTTTGGTTTCGTGTACGCGTGCTACGTCAGCAAAGTCTTCCAGGACGACGAGGACAGCT TCGACTTCATCGGCGGTTTCGATTCGTACGGCTACCAGCCTCCGCAGAAGTCCTCGCACCTACAACTGCAGCCTCTTTACAC GGCTGGCTAA
- the snrnp40 gene encoding U5 small nuclear ribonucleoprotein 40 kDa protein, translating into MIEAKKRMAEMAVVPSAAMKRPRTELVAAAQSQQLVAGGPPRTSSLQAPIMLMSGHEGEVYCCKFHPNGATLASSGFDRLILMWNVYGDCDNFATLKGHSGAVMELHYNTDGSLLFSASTDKTVGVWDSETGERIKRLKGHTSFVNTCYPARRGPQLVCTGSDDGTVKLWDVRKKGAVHTFQNTYQVLAVTFNDTSDQILSGGIDNDIKVWDLRQNKLMYNMHGHGDSVTGLSLSSEGSYLLSNSMDNTVRIWDVRPFAPKERCVKIFQGNVHNFEKNLLRCAWSTDGSKIAAGSADRFVYIWDTTSRRILYKLPGHAGSVNEVVFHPEESIVLSAGSDKRLYMGEIQ; encoded by the exons ATGATCGAGGCAAAGAAGAGAATGGCTGAGATGGCGGTGGTGCCCTCCGCCGCCATGAAGAGACCCCGGACGGAGCTAGTGGCGGCGGCCCAGTCTCAGCAGCTCGTGGCGGGG GGACCCCCGAGGACCTCCAGCTTGCAGGCGCCCATCATGCTGATGTCGGGTCACGAGGGTGAAGTTTACTGCTGCAAATTTCATCCCAATGGTGCCACGCTGGCTTCGTCTGGATTTGATAGGCTCATAT TGATGTGGAACGTTTATGGAGACTGTGACAACTTTGCCACGTTGAAGGGTCACAGTGGAGCAGTGATGGAGTTGCACTATAACACAGATGGAAG CTTACTGTTTTCTGCAAGCACGGACAAGACGGTTGGCGTGTGGGACAGCGAGACTGGCGAGCGAATTAAGCGCCTGAAGGGCCACACCTCCTTCGTTAATACCTGCTACCCAGCCCGTAGGGGACCCCAACTTGTGTGCACTGGTAGTGACGATGGAACCGTCAAG CTCTGGGACGTGCGCAAGAAGGGCGCCGTGCACACCTTCCAGAATACGTACCAGGTCCTCGCCGTCACCTTCAACGACACCAGCGACCAGATTCTTTCCGGCGGCATCGACAACGACATCAAG GTGTGGGATTTGAGGCAGAACAAGCTGATGTACAATATGCACGGACATGGTGACTCCGTGACTGGACTCAGTCTCAGCTCAGAGGGATCTTACCTTCTCTCCAACTCAATGGACAACACAG TTCGTATTTGGGATGTTCGACCTTTCGCGCCAAAGGAAAGATGCGTGAAGATTTTCCAAGGCAATGTCCACAACTTCGAAAAG aATCTGCTGAGGTGCGCGTGGTCCACCGACGGCAGCAAGATAGCCGCTGGATCAGCTGACAG GTTTGTCTACATTTGGGACACCACGTCACGACGCATCCTCTATAAGCTGCCTGGGCACGCCGGCTCCGTTAACGAGGTGGTCTTCCATCCTGAGGAATCTATTG TGCTCTCTGCTGGCAGCGATAAACGACTGTACATGGGGGAGATTCAGTAG
- the zcchc17 gene encoding zinc finger CCHC domain-containing protein 17, with translation MSYKDGEHEPAGLEGLPPLYSISKGEVVSVQTYGAFVRLPGYRKEGLVHVSEMSATRVESAAEVVDVGEKVWIKVIGREMNGEKVKLSFSMKSVNQGTGRDLDPNNVSAEQEARRRRQFRDHTGNRITLEAVLNTTCTKCGCKGHFTKDCFSAPGAQYALVPEEGPEEPQQTSAATAVKDKDKKKKKEKKTKKKRKRERKESESDSSTSDDGECKPKRRCHERDDDNKRKKKHKKHKTQKHR, from the exons ATGTCTTACAAAGACGGGGAACATGAGCCCGCAGGACTAGAAGGATTGCCCCCGCTCTACAGCATCTCAAAGGGGGAAGTGGTTTCTGTGCAAACCTATGGAGCGTTTGTGCGCCTGCCAGGCTACAGGAAGgaag GGCTGGTACATGTAAGTGAGATGTCAGCCACACGTGTGGAGAGTGCCGCAGAAGTTGTGGATGTGGGAGAGAAAGTGTGGATTAAAGTCATCGGAAGAGAG ATGAATGGAGAAAAAGTCAAGCTGTCCTTCTCAATGAAATCTGTCAATCAAGGCACAGGGCGGGACTTGGATCCCAACAATGTTTCGGCCGA GCAGGAAGCAAGGCGACGTAGGCAGTTTCGAGACCACACGGGCAATAGGATCACGCTAGAGGCCGTGCTCAACACTACCTGCACTAAATGTGGCTGTAAAG GCCATTTTACAAAGGACTGCTTTTCTGCTCCCGGGGCGCAGTATGCATTGGTGCCTGAAGAGGGACCAGAAGAACCACAACAAACATCTGCAGCAACAGCAGTGAAAGACAaagacaagaagaaaaagaag gaaaagaagacaaagaaaaagcGGAAACGTGAAAGAAAAGAATCGGAGAGCGACAGCAGCACTAGTGACGACGGTGAGTGTAAACCCAAAAGGAGATGTCACGAGCGAGATGATGACAACAAGCGCAAGAAGAAACACAAGAAACACAAAACGCAAAAGCATAGATAA